In the Papio anubis isolate 15944 chromosome 3, Panubis1.0, whole genome shotgun sequence genome, CTCAGACCTAACACCCTGAAGCCACACCTAGTATCATGTTTCACAGGGGTCTTTGACCTGCAGGTAGATGGGCAGGCTAAATTCAAACCAAAGTGTTTCACTGGATTCAAAATACCATTCCAGAGGCGATGCTAGATCCTTTCCAGAGAGGGCAGTGGGGATAAGAAAACTCGCATGTATTATCAATATGTGTCCTCCTTCGAGTCAAGCTTATTTTCAACTTGATGGATCTGTAATTTATTTGCAAGGCTAAACCAAATTGATATTAATTCCTATCCAGCCTCTGAATACTCACATTGTTAGCTTGTAACTTTAAATAGTATAGATAATTGCGGAGTCTCAAAATGAATGACAcaaattatgttttcattaaCTGAGATCATACAAGGATTACTTCAGTCTTAAATTAGAGAAACTCAGGTAAACAATTTAATTGCATTAACCTCCCCAGTGAACATATATTCAATAGAGGCATGCTTACTGGCAGGTTAGAGAATCAGTTGCTTTTAAAGTTAAGGAACTCTTCAATAAGAGCACAGCATTTTCCGGAttgtttatttctctcatttttcactAGGATGTAGAGTTAGACAATATGGTTTGGTAGTTAAGAGTGCAGCCTCTGGAACTCGAGGTCATCTTCCAGTTCTACGGCTTCCAAGCTGGTGCCCTTGGGAATGTTGTCTAACCtgactgtgcctcagtttcctcatcctgtAAAACAAAGGCAGTGTCAGGGGCCACCTTGcagagttattgtgaggattcaatgagctGATGCATGTCACCGCCTGCCACATAGTAAGCACGTGAAGTAGATGTTCACAGTAGTAGATATTCTTAGAAACGTATCAGTTTGTAGTCATGGGAGCTCTGTGTCCTTAGTtgaattttcttctctcccttccgaCAGGAAAATGGCAAATGCACGACAGCGGCCTTCTGAACATCACCAAGGTATCCTTCTCAGACCGAGGTAAATACACGTGCGTGGCTTCGAACATCTATGGCACTGTGAACAACACGGTGACCTTGCGCGTCATCTTCACCTCTGGAGACATGGGTGTCTACTACATGGTCGTGTGCCTGGTGGCCTTCACCATCGTCATGGTCCTCAATATCACCCGCCTGTGCATGATGAGCAGCCACCTAAAGAAGACCGAGAAGGCCATCAATGAGTTCTTTAGGACCGAAGGTGCAGAGAAGCTGCAGAAGGCGTTCGAGATTGCCAAGCGCATCCCCATCATCACCTCTGCCAAAACTCTAGAGCTTGCCAAAGTCACCCAGTTCAAAACCATGGAGTTCGCCCGCTACATCGAAGAGCTCGCCAGGAGCGTGCCTCTGCCGCCTCTCATTATGAACTGCAGGACTATCATGGAGGAGATTATGGAGGTGGTTGGGCTGGAGGAGCAGGGGCAGAATTTTGTGAGGCATACTCCAGAGGGCCAGGAGGCTGCAGACAGGGATGAGGTCTACACAATCCCCAACTCTCTGAAGCGGAGCGACTCCCCCGCCGCCGACTCGGACGCCTCATCGCTGCACGAGCAGCCTCAGCAAATTGCCATCAAGGTGTCAGTTCACCCACAGTCCAAAAAAGAGCATGCAGATGACCAAGAGGGTGGACAGTTTGAAGTCAAAGATGTAGAGGAGACAGAACCGTCGGCTGAACATTCCCCTGAAACTGCAGAGCCTTCTACTGATGTCACATCCACCGAGCTAACATCAGAAGAGCCAACACCTGTTGAGGTACCAGATAAGGTACTGCCGCCAGCTTACCTGGAGGCCACAGAGCCAGCAGTGACACATGACAAAAACACCTGCATTATTTACGAAAGCCATGTCTAATACCAACCCCGAAAAGCTATGCATATCAAGAAAATCAGGGGCTGCTCCTTGTAATACAGATGTAGTACGCACTTGCCGCTAAGCCTTACCAGGAGACTCTCATCCCTTAGGTAGGAGTGATGCCACTTTAAAAGGAGAAACACCTGCCTGCAGTGAATGGGACTGGAATTTCCCCAGTAGAAAAGGATGCGAGAAACATCAGGGTGCAGAATGGGTATCGGACAGAAGGTGTCTATGTGATAATGAGTTTTCGAGGCTGAGCTCTGCCAAATACCTTAATTGGTGATGCCTTCTTGGCAAAGAGTACACCACTGTAAGATATTCTGAGCTCAAGAACCCTGTCCAATGCACCCTGcattgcttttccttttaaaaagtgtaGGTCTGCTACAATAGCAAATGCACGTACGTGGGTTTTTTGCACTTTCTTCTCAGTTTTGATTACTTTCGCTGTTCCTTTATAATGGGGTCATTGTTATTAATACTAATtgttctttctggtttagtcctCATTGCCATTTTTGTCCTCATTTTTCCCTAGAACACGTACCTCGGAGACTTTGGTATCGGTCACCAGTACCAGGGCTGATATCTACAAGTCACATTACATTTGTCATGTTCCAAAGTAGTTAtgaggcttgttttttttttttttttttttttttcattccccaGGCCTATTTTCatagattgctttttttttgtttgtttccaacgAAGCTGCTGTTGTGAAACTGAGAAAAACTTTGCCCCGGAATAGCACTTTAATAGTTAAAAATGTGTTTACCTGTCTGATTCAGAGAGCCTTTTGGTGAGTTCAGCTGAGATGTAGAGGGAGATTGTAAAAGGTTAAATATACCCACACCACCCACGAAAGTCACTTTTTATGTTGAAGTTACATCATCCTCCAAATAAAGACTGATTCTTTACCTGGAAAATGTATTGCTTCCAAAGACATAGGATTCAATGTATTCCTGTAGGTTATAGAATATTGGTTGGCTTCCAAACAGGCTTGCAGGGACCGAATGCTGTTGGATGACATATAACCAGGTCCACTTTTTGTGAACTGCATAGCTGACTTGGTTGTGCTTAAAGGGGAGAGCGAAAGGTTAGGGTAATAGCAAAGGGAAATGTGCCATCAAATTTTATGCCAAAATTGTTGAATAATTATTCAGTCCTGCAAGAAAGTGGTTATATGTGAGGTGCATGACCTTATGGAAAGAAGACAAAATTAGTCATCCAAAGGCTTAATACCCACTGTGCCAATAACCAGCTGCCTGACTTTGGACAAGTCTGGGCCTCAGGTCCCTTATCCGTAGAAGGGGCAGATGAGATGAGCTCTGAGCACCATTGGAATGGTTTCGCTGTCTCACAGAACCAAACCAATATTAACATCCTTGCTCCTTTTCACAATCACTTTAAAGTTTTTTGCATTCATCTCTCGGTCCACCTAACATTTTCATGCTGCATTACTTAAATATGTTGGTTTTGAGAAATTGTagcattttaaacaaattgtGGATCTTCTCCTTCCAAAAAAACCATTAGGACCACATCTGCAATTAAGATTTAGTATCGGTGAGAATAAGTGGTGTTATTTAATTTTCCCTTATAAGCAAAGGAGACAGTAACCTTAATACACTCATAGGGGCCTTGGCCACATCAGGTAGTGGGGTTGTGATGTCCAAGATTGCATGGACTACATTGGTGATGAGAGTAGACCCAGATGTTTagtcctcactctgtcaccatctGAGGAAGTGACCTTGGACaactcccttcctctctctggggTTTAAtcattttcatctgtaaaatatgcaGGTAGTACTCGAGGGTCTACAGGATCCCTTCTATTtgaaacatttatagttttatggAAAGTTTGCAGTCTTCCAGGATAACCTACCCCCATTGCATGTCACATAGCAAGAAATGAGTCCAGTGAGAAATCAGGATGAAATTATGACATCCAAACTGTTACAGGCCCTCGGGATCTAGCATCTGTATGTTTTTGGCAGTTGCGGAAAAGTTTTAACGCCTAGCCTCGATTAGGATAtaaaaattttccagttttcatggAGGTCCACAAGATTATTTACCATGGAGTTTGATTAGACATCTCTTGAAAAGCACTTCTGGTTAGAAGTGCTTTGGGCAGTCACATAAAGAAATGAGCAGTGAGAAATCAGGAGAAATTATGACTCCTGTTCAGGCCCTCGGGACTAGCATCGTATGTTTTTGGGTTGCGGAAAAGTTTTAACGCCACCTCTTAGGATAtaaaaattttccagttttcatggAGGTCCACAAATTATTTACCATGGGTTTAAATGCCCAAAGCAACAAGAGAGGACTTACATTCATTTTGTGATAATGTATGAATGTTACCCCATTCTATTCCATTGTCATTCCACCCAAACCCGTGTGCAGGTTTCCACATGGAAGCAACAGGAGAAGGCATCCATTCCACCTAGACACTGAATAGTGATAATAAGCTAAAAGTGGGCAGATTTTCAGTGGAGCAAGAGCAGAAATACGTGGCCAAAGAATGTTTCCCGATTGGTTTTGCTGCTTTAGACTGCAGTGGGAAGAGCTTATGTAGATTTTCAAAACTTTCTCCCTCTTGAAGGCATCGTAATGCTCTCAGTTTTGATAATAGCTGACATAAAGGGAGGTTGACTTAAAATGGGAATTTCTCCTTCCAAAAATGCTACACTCTTCCTATCCATCCTACAGCTT is a window encoding:
- the MFAP3L gene encoding microfibrillar-associated protein 3-like isoform X1, producing the protein MARGARRPPEWRGGVRFLLKYQLYGPRTEQAKKMDRLKSHLTVCFLPSVPFLILVSTLATAKSVTNSTLNGTNVVLGSVPVIIARTDHIIVKEGNSALINCSVYGIPDPQFKWYNSIGKLLKEEEDEKERGGGKWQMHDSGLLNITKVSFSDRGKYTCVASNIYGTVNNTVTLRVIFTSGDMGVYYMVVCLVAFTIVMVLNITRLCMMSSHLKKTEKAINEFFRTEGAEKLQKAFEIAKRIPIITSAKTLELAKVTQFKTMEFARYIEELARSVPLPPLIMNCRTIMEEIMEVVGLEEQGQNFVRHTPEGQEAADRDEVYTIPNSLKRSDSPAADSDASSLHEQPQQIAIKVSVHPQSKKEHADDQEGGQFEVKDVEETEPSAEHSPETAEPSTDVTSTELTSEEPTPVEVPDKVLPPAYLEATEPAVTHDKNTCIIYESHV
- the MFAP3L gene encoding microfibrillar-associated protein 3-like isoform X3, whose amino-acid sequence is MATKYTVFSFLFARRKWQMHDSGLLNITKVSFSDRGKYTCVASNIYGTVNNTVTLRVIFTSGDMGVYYMVVCLVAFTIVMVLNITRLCMMSSHLKKTEKAINEFFRTEGAEKLQKAFEIAKRIPIITSAKTLELAKVTQFKTMEFARYIEELARSVPLPPLIMNCRTIMEEIMEVVGLEEQGQNFVRHTPEGQEAADRDEVYTIPNSLKRSDSPAADSDASSLHEQPQQIAIKVSVHPQSKKEHADDQEGGQFEVKDVEETEPSAEHSPETAEPSTDVTSTELTSEEPTPVEVPDKVLPPAYLEATEPAVTHDKNTCIIYESHV
- the MFAP3L gene encoding microfibrillar-associated protein 3-like isoform X2, which encodes MDRLKSHLTVCFLPSVPFLILVSTLATAKSVTNSTLNGTNVVLGSVPVIIARTDHIIVKEGNSALINCSVYGIPDPQFKWYNSIGKLLKEEEDEKERGGGKWQMHDSGLLNITKVSFSDRGKYTCVASNIYGTVNNTVTLRVIFTSGDMGVYYMVVCLVAFTIVMVLNITRLCMMSSHLKKTEKAINEFFRTEGAEKLQKAFEIAKRIPIITSAKTLELAKVTQFKTMEFARYIEELARSVPLPPLIMNCRTIMEEIMEVVGLEEQGQNFVRHTPEGQEAADRDEVYTIPNSLKRSDSPAADSDASSLHEQPQQIAIKVSVHPQSKKEHADDQEGGQFEVKDVEETEPSAEHSPETAEPSTDVTSTELTSEEPTPVEVPDKVLPPAYLEATEPAVTHDKNTCIIYESHV
- the MFAP3L gene encoding microfibrillar-associated protein 3-like isoform X4, coding for MHDSGLLNITKVSFSDRGKYTCVASNIYGTVNNTVTLRVIFTSGDMGVYYMVVCLVAFTIVMVLNITRLCMMSSHLKKTEKAINEFFRTEGAEKLQKAFEIAKRIPIITSAKTLELAKVTQFKTMEFARYIEELARSVPLPPLIMNCRTIMEEIMEVVGLEEQGQNFVRHTPEGQEAADRDEVYTIPNSLKRSDSPAADSDASSLHEQPQQIAIKVSVHPQSKKEHADDQEGGQFEVKDVEETEPSAEHSPETAEPSTDVTSTELTSEEPTPVEVPDKVLPPAYLEATEPAVTHDKNTCIIYESHV